A region of Nocardioides alkalitolerans DNA encodes the following proteins:
- the rpsT gene encoding 30S ribosomal protein S20, producing the protein MANIKSQIKRNRQNELRHERNKSVKTGLKTAVRKFREAAEAGEKDKAIELGRDASKKLDKAASKGVIHKNQAANRKSAIAKRAASL; encoded by the coding sequence ATGGCAAACATCAAGTCCCAGATCAAGCGCAACCGCCAGAACGAGCTGCGTCACGAGCGCAACAAGTCGGTCAAGACCGGCCTGAAGACCGCTGTCCGCAAGTTCCGCGAGGCCGCCGAGGCCGGCGAGAAGGACAAGGCGATCGAGCTCGGCCGCGACGCGTCCAAGAAGCTCGACAAGGCCGCCTCCAAGGGCGTCATCCACAAGAACCAGGCCGCGAACCGCAAGTCCGCGATCGCCAAGCGCGCCGCGTCGCTCTGA